A window from Canis aureus isolate CA01 chromosome 23, VMU_Caureus_v.1.0, whole genome shotgun sequence encodes these proteins:
- the LOC144294729 gene encoding olfactory receptor 10A6 isoform X1: MVNILGYVFADKLYPLSDHILEDAFLFTSSAKNTWGELQTQTPSYWTVTSSFVYNVHKNDILSTTGMKRQNQSSVVEFILLGFSNFPELQEQLFGVFLALYLVTLMGNAIIIVIIALEQTLHVPMYLFLQNLSVVDMSFSAVIMPEMLVVLTREKTSISFVSCFAQMYFILFFGGTECFLLGAMAYDRFAAICHPLSYPMIMNKRVFMKLLITSWALGFMLGTVQTSWVSSFPFCGPNEINHISCETPAVLELACADTFLFEIYAFTGTILIIMVPFVLILLSYIWILFAILRMPSATGRQKAFSTCASHLTSVTLFYGTASMTYLQPKSGYSPETKKLMSLSYSLLTPLLNPLIYSFRNSEMKRALMKLWRRRVDLHTF, translated from the exons ATGGTAAACATTCTTGGCTATGTTTTTGCTGATAAATTGTATCCACTTTCTGACCACATCCTTGAG GATGCCTTCCTTTTTACATCTTCTGCCAAGAATACCTGGGGTGAATTGCAGACACAGACGCCCAGCTATTGGACTGTGACTTCATCATTTGTATACAATGTCCATAAAAACGATATACTGTCCACCACTGGAATGAAAAGGCAAAATCAAAGCTCTGTGGTTGAATTCATCCTCTTGGGCTTTTCCAACTTTCCTGAACTCCAAGAGCAGCTCTTTGGGGTTTTCCTGGCtctttacctggtgactctgatgggAAATGCCATCATTATAGTCATCATCGCCTTGGAACAGACCCTCCACGTGCCCATGTATCTGTTCCTCCAGAACCTGTCTGTGGTGGACATGAGTTTCAGCGCAGTCATTATGCCTGAAATGCTGGTGGTCCTCACCAGGGAGAAAACGTCCATTTCATTTGTGAGCTGTTTTGCACAGATGtatttcatccttttctttggTGGCACTGAATGTTTTCTCCTGGGGGCGATGGCTTATGACCGATTTGCTGCAATCTGTCACCCTCTGAGCTACCCAATGATAATGAACAAAAGGGTTTTCATGAAATTACTTATAACATCATGGGCCTTAGGCTTCATGTTAGGTACTGTGCAAACATCATGGGTTTCCAGTTTTCCCTTTTGTGGCCCCAATGAAATCAATCATATCTCTTGTGAAACCCCAGCAGTGCTAGAACTTGCATGTGCAGACACGTTTCTGTTTGAAATCTATGCATTCACTGGCACCATTTTGATTATCATGGTTCCTTTCGTGTTGATACTCTTGTCATACATTTGGATTCTCTTTGCCATCCTGAGGATGCCATCAGCCACGGGGAGGCAAAAGGCCTTTTCCACTTGTGCCTCCCATCTCACTTCTGTGACCCTCTTCTATGGCACAGCCAGTATGACTTATTTACAACCCAAATCTGGCTACTCCCCTGAAACCAAGAAGCTGATGTCATTGTCTTACTCACTTCTTACACCTCTGCTGAATCCACTGATCTATAGCTTCAGAAATAGTGAGATGAAAAGAGCTTTGATGAAACTATGGCGAAGAAGAGTGGATTTACACACATTCTGA
- the LOC144295272 gene encoding olfactory receptor 10A3-like, with product MKRQNQSSVVEFILLGFSNFPELQEQLFGVFLAVYLVTLMGNAIIIVIITLEQTLHVPMYLFLQNLSVVDVSFSAVIMPEMLVVLTREKTSISFMSCFAQMYFILFFGGTECFLLGTMAYDRFAAICHPLSYPMIMNKRVFMKLVMFSWVSGIMVATVQTTWVFSFPFCGPNVINHLFCETPPVLELACADTFLFEIYAFTGTILIVMGSLMVPFVLILLSYIRILFAILRMPSATGRQKAFSTCASHLTSVTLFYGTASMTYLQPKSGYSPETKKLMSLSYSLLTPLLNPLIYSFRNSEMKRALMKLWRRRVDIHAF from the exons ATGAAAAGGCAAAATCAAAGCTCTGTGGTTGAATTCATCCTCTTGGGCTTTTCCAACTTTCCTGAACTCCAAGAGCAGCTCTTTGGGGTTTTCCTGGCtgtttacctggtgactctgatgggAAATGCCATCATTATAGTCATCATCACCTTGGAACAGACCCTCCACGTGCCCATGTATCTGTTCCTCCAGAACCTGTCTGTGGTGGACGTGAGTTTCAGCGCAGTCATTATGCCTGAAATGCTGGTGGTCCTCACCAGGGAGAAAACGTCCATTTCATTTATGAGCTGTTTTGCACAGATGtatttcatccttttctttggTGGCACTGAATGTTTTCTCCTGGGGACGATGGCTTATGACCGATTTGCTGCAATCTGTCACCCTCTGAGCTACCCAATGATTATGAACAAAAGAGTTTTCATGAAATTAGTAATGTTCTCATGGGTCTCAGGGATCATGGTGGCTACTGTGCAGACCACATgggttttcagttttcctttttgtgGCCCCAATGTAATCAATCATCTCTTTTGTGAGACTCCCCCAGTGCTAGAACTTGCATGTGCAGACACGTTTCTGTTTGAAATCTATGCATTCACTGGCACCATTTTGATTGTCatg ggatccctcatggtTCCTTTCGTGTTGATACTCTTGTCATACATTCGGATTCTCTTTGCCATCCTGAGGATGCCATCAGCCACGGGGAGGCAAAAGGCCTTTTCCACTTGTGCCTCCCATCTCACTTCTGTGACCCTCTTCTATGGCACAGCCAGTATGACTTATTTACAACCCAAATCTGGCTACTCCCCTGAAACCAAGAAGCTGATGTCATTGTCTTACTCACTTCTTACACCTCTGCTGAATCCACTGATCTACAGCTTCAGAAATAGTGAGATGAAAAGAGCTTTGATGAAACTATGGCGAAGAAGAGTGGATATACATGCATTCTGA
- the LOC144295271 gene encoding olfactory receptor 10A3 translates to MKRQNQSSVVEFILLGFSNFPELQEQLFGVFLAVYLVTLMGNAIIIVIISLEQSLHVPMYLFLQNLSVVDVSFSAVIMPEMLVVLTREKTSISFMSCFAQMYFILFFGGTECFLLGTMAYDRFAAICHPLSYPMIMNKRVFMKLVMFSWVSGIMVATVQTTWVFSFPFCGPNEINHISCETPAVLELACADTFLFEIYAFTGTILIVMVPFVLILLSYIRILFAILRMPSATGRQKAFSTCASHLTSVTLFYGTANMTYLQPKSGYSPETKKLMSLSYSLLTPLLNPLIYSFRNSEMKRALMKLWRRRVDIHAF, encoded by the coding sequence ATGAAAAGGCAAAATCAAAGCTCTGTGGTTGAATTCATTCTCTTGGGCTTTTCCAACTTCCCTGAACTCCAAGAGCAGCTCTTTGGGGTTTTCCTGGCtgtttacctggtgactctgatgggAAATGCCATCATTATAGTCATCATTTCCTTGGAACAGAGCCTCCACGTGCCCATGTATCTGTTCCTCCAGAACCTGTCTGTGGTGGACGTGAGTTTCAGCGCAGTCATTATGCCTGAAATGCTGGTGGTCCTCACCAGGGAGAAAACGTCCATTTCATTTATGAGCTGTTTTGCACAGATGtatttcatccttttctttggTGGCACTGAATGTTTTCTCCTGGGGACGATGGCTTATGACCGATTTGCTGCAATCTGTCACCCTCTGAGCTACCCAATGATTATGAACAAAAGAGTTTTCATGAAATTAGTAATGTTCTCATGGGTCTCAGGGATCATGGTGGCTACTGTGCAGACCACATgggttttcagttttcctttttgtgGCCCCAATGAAATCAATCATATCTCTTGTGAAACCCCAGCAGTGCTAGAACTTGCATGTGCAGACACGTTTCTGTTTGAAATCTATGCATTCACTGGCACCATTTTGATTGTCATGGTTCCTTTCGTGTTGATACTCTTGTCATACATTCGGATTCTCTTTGCCATCCTGAGGATGCCATCAGCCACTGGGAGGCAAAAGGCCTTTTCCACTTGTGCCTCCCATCTCACTTCTGTGACCCTCTTCTATGGCACAGCCAATATGACTTATTTACAACCCAAATCTGGCTACTCCCCAGAAACCAAGAAGCTGATGTCATTGTCTTACTCACTTCTTACACCTCTGCTGAATCCACTGATCTACAGCTTCAGAAATAGTGAGATGAAAAGAGCTTTGATGAAACTATGGCGAAGAAGAGTGGATATACATGCATTCTGA
- the LOC144294729 gene encoding olfactory receptor 10A6 isoform X2, whose amino-acid sequence MKRQNQSSVVEFILLGFSNFPELQEQLFGVFLALYLVTLMGNAIIIVIIALEQTLHVPMYLFLQNLSVVDMSFSAVIMPEMLVVLTREKTSISFVSCFAQMYFILFFGGTECFLLGAMAYDRFAAICHPLSYPMIMNKRVFMKLLITSWALGFMLGTVQTSWVSSFPFCGPNEINHISCETPAVLELACADTFLFEIYAFTGTILIIMVPFVLILLSYIWILFAILRMPSATGRQKAFSTCASHLTSVTLFYGTASMTYLQPKSGYSPETKKLMSLSYSLLTPLLNPLIYSFRNSEMKRALMKLWRRRVDLHTF is encoded by the coding sequence ATGAAAAGGCAAAATCAAAGCTCTGTGGTTGAATTCATCCTCTTGGGCTTTTCCAACTTTCCTGAACTCCAAGAGCAGCTCTTTGGGGTTTTCCTGGCtctttacctggtgactctgatgggAAATGCCATCATTATAGTCATCATCGCCTTGGAACAGACCCTCCACGTGCCCATGTATCTGTTCCTCCAGAACCTGTCTGTGGTGGACATGAGTTTCAGCGCAGTCATTATGCCTGAAATGCTGGTGGTCCTCACCAGGGAGAAAACGTCCATTTCATTTGTGAGCTGTTTTGCACAGATGtatttcatccttttctttggTGGCACTGAATGTTTTCTCCTGGGGGCGATGGCTTATGACCGATTTGCTGCAATCTGTCACCCTCTGAGCTACCCAATGATAATGAACAAAAGGGTTTTCATGAAATTACTTATAACATCATGGGCCTTAGGCTTCATGTTAGGTACTGTGCAAACATCATGGGTTTCCAGTTTTCCCTTTTGTGGCCCCAATGAAATCAATCATATCTCTTGTGAAACCCCAGCAGTGCTAGAACTTGCATGTGCAGACACGTTTCTGTTTGAAATCTATGCATTCACTGGCACCATTTTGATTATCATGGTTCCTTTCGTGTTGATACTCTTGTCATACATTTGGATTCTCTTTGCCATCCTGAGGATGCCATCAGCCACGGGGAGGCAAAAGGCCTTTTCCACTTGTGCCTCCCATCTCACTTCTGTGACCCTCTTCTATGGCACAGCCAGTATGACTTATTTACAACCCAAATCTGGCTACTCCCCTGAAACCAAGAAGCTGATGTCATTGTCTTACTCACTTCTTACACCTCTGCTGAATCCACTGATCTATAGCTTCAGAAATAGTGAGATGAAAAGAGCTTTGATGAAACTATGGCGAAGAAGAGTGGATTTACACACATTCTGA